The stretch of DNA GGTTGGAGAAATGCTCTACCAAGACCCTGAGCAACATACCTTTATCAACTTTATCACGCGCCATTTGGGTAAGGGCTGGGGTTATTTCTCAGTTTGGTCCTACTGGCTATCCGTTGTCTTTATCGGTATGGCGGAAATTACAGCCATCTCTCACTACGTCCAGTTTTGGTTCCCTAGCTGGCCAAGTTGGATGATTGAGATTGGATTTTTGACTATTCTAGCCTTGGTCAATTTGATTGCGGTGAAACTTTTTGGGGAAGTTGAGTTTTGGTTTGCTATGGTCAAGATTGTGGCTATTTTAGCTATGATTGCCACAGGAGTCTTTATGGTCTTGACAGGCTTTAAGACACCACATGGAGTAGCAAGTTTGGCTAATATCGCCGACAATTTCTCACTATTTCCTAATGGTGGAGTTAACTTTGTCATGGCCTTCCAGATGGTTTTCTTTGCCTATCTCATGATTGAGTTTATCGGGGTAACGACTTCAGAAACAAAAAATCCACGTCAGGTCTTGCCAAAAGCCGTTAAGGAAATTCCTTTGCGTATCGCCTTTTTCTATGGAGGTGCTCTCTTAGCCATCATGGCTATCATTCCGTGGCGTGAACTTGCATCGGCTGATTCTCCCTTTGTTACAGTATTTGAATTGGCAGGTGTCAAGTGGGCAGCAGCCTTGATTAACTTTGTCGTCTTGACGTCAGCAGCATCTGCCCTTAACTCAACTCTCTACTCAACAGGTCGTCATTTGTATCAGATTGCCCATGATTCGCCAAATCGCTTCCTAAAAGCAATTAAGGCAGATACTCTCTCTCGCCACAACGTGCCACAAAATGCCATCATTGCCTCAGCAATCTTGATTGCCCTAGCAGCCTTTATCAACATCTTGCCAGGTGTGTCGGATGCCTTTGCCTTGATTACGGCATCATCATCAGGTGTCTATATCGCCATTTATATCTTGATTATGGTGGCTCACCTTAAATACCGCAAGTCACAGGACTTTATGGCGGACGGCTATCTCATGCCCCATTATCGTTTCCTAAATCCCTTAACCATGCTCTTCTTTGCCTTTGTCTTTGTAACTCTCTTTTTACAAGAGTCTACATTTGTCGGAGCAATCGGATCAGCTATCTGGATTATCGGTTTCGGGATTTATAGCCAGTGGAAATTTAGAAAATAGATTTGAAACTCATCAACTTAGCTTGATGGGTTTTTGCTAGTTTGACAGTCTTTGGAAATAAGACTATAATCAAGCTGTAACAGTATTTAAGGAGATTTAGATGTACTTTAGATTGGAAAATGAGAAATCCCAGAAAGCACAAGAAATTGGGAATTTGATTCGTGCTTATAACCGTTCCAAAAGAGAAGAGGCTGAAAGTGAGCCATTGAATCTTTATGTAGAAGATGAAAAGGGTAATCTCCTTGCAGGTTTGATAGCAGAGACTTTTGGAAATTGGCTAGAAATCGAGTATTTGTTTGTAAAAGAGGAATTGCGAGGGCAAGGAATTGGTTCAAAACTATTGCAACAGGCTGAAAGTGAAGCTAAGAATCGAAACTGTCGTTTTGCATTTGTCAATACTTATCAGTTTCAGGCACCTGATTTTTATCAGAAACATGGATACAAGGAAGTTTTTAGGTTACAAGACTATCCTTACACAGGGAAAAGATTTTATTACCAAAAGGATTTGTAAGGAGAATAAAGCAAAGAGGGGAGCTTGACATAAGTCTCGATAAA from Streptococcus mitis encodes:
- a CDS encoding amino acid permease — its product is MSSKKKKNKMERGLTNRHVQVMAIAGTIGTGLFLGAGRSISLTGPSIVLIYMITGAFMFLMMRAVGEMLYQDPEQHTFINFITRHLGKGWGYFSVWSYWLSVVFIGMAEITAISHYVQFWFPSWPSWMIEIGFLTILALVNLIAVKLFGEVEFWFAMVKIVAILAMIATGVFMVLTGFKTPHGVASLANIADNFSLFPNGGVNFVMAFQMVFFAYLMIEFIGVTTSETKNPRQVLPKAVKEIPLRIAFFYGGALLAIMAIIPWRELASADSPFVTVFELAGVKWAAALINFVVLTSAASALNSTLYSTGRHLYQIAHDSPNRFLKAIKADTLSRHNVPQNAIIASAILIALAAFINILPGVSDAFALITASSSGVYIAIYILIMVAHLKYRKSQDFMADGYLMPHYRFLNPLTMLFFAFVFVTLFLQESTFVGAIGSAIWIIGFGIYSQWKFRK
- a CDS encoding GNAT family N-acetyltransferase; this encodes MYFRLENEKSQKAQEIGNLIRAYNRSKREEAESEPLNLYVEDEKGNLLAGLIAETFGNWLEIEYLFVKEELRGQGIGSKLLQQAESEAKNRNCRFAFVNTYQFQAPDFYQKHGYKEVFRLQDYPYTGKRFYYQKDL